In one window of Pseudorasbora parva isolate DD20220531a chromosome 7, ASM2467924v1, whole genome shotgun sequence DNA:
- the LOC137082570 gene encoding leukocyte elastase inhibitor-like has protein sequence MEHLSAANAQFSLNLFKKISGGNASGNVFYSPVSISSALAMVSLGARGNTADQMIKVLGFNNPPPAQTQNPPTPAELKKCHEEKTEDQIHSSFKKFMSELNKPGVPYALSIANRLYGEQSYQFVEKFLDDAKIYYEAGLEKVDFKTKSEAARVNINKWVEKKTQEKIKDLLPQGAIDAMTRLVLVNAIYFKGNWEKKFPKEATRDEQFKLNKTETKPVKMMHQKEQFPLAFIPEMNSQVLELPYVGKNLSMLIILPNAMEDDTTGLQKLEKALTYEKLMQWTKPEVMRQREVEVSLPIFKMEEKYDMKTLLISMGMEDVFDPQKVNLSGMTSTKDLVLSKVIHKAFVEVNEEGTEAAAATAAIMFLCYKPPQYFNADHPFLFFIRHNPTNSILFYGRFCSP, from the exons ATGGAGCATTTGTCTGCAGCAAACGCACAGTTCTCCCTCAACCTGTTCAAGAAGATCAGCGGAGGAAACGCATCAGGAAATGTGTTCTACTCTCCTGTCAGCATCTCCTCGGCTCTGGCCATGGTCTCGCTCGGTGCAAGAGGAAACACTGCAGATCAGATGATTAAG GTCCTGGGCTTTAACAATCCTCCACCTGCACAAACCCAGAATCCTCCGACGCCTGCTGAACTCAAG AAATGTCATGAGGAAAAAACTGAGGACCAAATTCATTCCAGCTTCAAGAAGTTTATGAGTGAGCTGAACAAACCAGGAGTCCCGTATGCGTTGAGCATTGCCAACCGCCTCTACGGAGAGCAATCCTACCAGTTTGTTGAG AAATTCCTTGATGATGCAAAAATATACTATGAAGCCGGACTGGAGAAGGTGGACTTCAAGACCAAATCAGAGGCTGCTCGCGTCAACATCAACAAATGGGTGGAGAAAAAAACACAAG AGAAGATCAAGGACTTGCTGCCACAGGGAGCCATCGATGCGATGACGAGACTGGTCTTGGTGAACGCCATCTACTTCAAGGGAAACTGGGAGAAGAAATTCCCAAAGGAAGCCACCAGAGATGAGCAGTTTAAGCTGAACAAG ACTGAAACTAAACCAGTGAAGATGATGCAtcaaaaagagcagtttcctctggCCTTCATCCCAGAGATGAACAGTCAGGTTCTGGAGCTGCCGTATGTCGGGAAGAATCTCAGTATGTTGATCATCCTTCCTAACGCAATGGAAGACGACACCACTGGCCTTCAGAAG CTTGAAAAGGCACTGACCTACGAGAAGCTCATGCAGTGGACCAAACCAGAAGTCATGCGCCAGAGAGAGGTTGAAGTGTCTCTGCCGATATTCAAGATGGAGGAAAAATATGATATGAAGACTCTTCTGATCAGCATGGGAATGGAGGATGTTTTTGACCCACAGAAGGTGAACCTTTCAGGCATGACCTCCACCAAAGACCTGGTGCTGTCAAAGGTGATTCATAAAGCCTTTGTTGAAGTCAACGAGGAAGGAACCGAAGCGGCTGCAGCCACCGCCGCCATCATGTTTCTGTGTTATAAACCCCCACAGTACTTTAACGCAGACCATCCTTTCCTTTTCTTCATCCGACACAATCCAACCAATAGCATTTTGTTTTACGGACGCTTCTGCTCTCCATGA